In Hymenobacter sublimis, a single genomic region encodes these proteins:
- a CDS encoding cyclic nucleotide-binding domain-containing protein, producing METWQHFLGVRTREVSTVWLFFLHNFLLGIGTVLVYVVANVLLLEHQPERSLPLAYGLSALATIALGKAYAHFEHSWPLKTLATRALLVVVGFTGMLALLITAGHAVVAAVALLVGYRLIYLLTNLEFWGLSAVVFDVRQGRRLFSVISSGDMPAKALGAVLAIFVHARADLFFLLFVAFGAYVAALYTQYLTFRSHVVEARPAPARVRPTVSSPWLRRLLGSNPLVLYMGLSMLAVAAVATGVEYFFFVNVKQKLQDQTTILQYVGGVLALAYLLAMLGKLLLTRHGLDHLGLPRTLLLLPLLALAGVALFGGLQLLGVGPAGQLVYFCGLYLGLEVLRRAVFDPVFLVLFQPLSPPQRLRGHTLVKGFYEPLGMGLMGGLLLAAQALPTAGAGLAFAGMALLLLGVVLLLRHTHHYYLEELKTVLSRRFPDQPHPAWNTTDILHLEETPAPDAPTPPVSPDTSLAASSPETGPIPDAALHHPELAQRQAALAQCLTATPTDPAAQASLQELAAANAVEPRQVALALLRFLPPPRQTTLLHTCLHSLEPSLVKAAVQAAAQTPTAPIIELLIDLLEEKAVRKPAASALAGMGAAVLPALETALHRQTDYPLLRRLTMVCARVGTPASRRVLVALAQQSNLSRRAAALHALSRYEAVAAEAPLFQNLMQKEMRLAQLLLHGMLGANVELRSCLKYELTKVQQRLFGLLLQLYDRQPILDAQRGIARAGQERQANALEILDNLIPRPLYQGLQALVDVGRLTKKVQTFDQLLGPVPPESILTLILQRGEDAFAPWTVSVALRQWQPTPATVATLRTYLHAPNLLVRESAEDVLELLPARYPAVYEHWCRLYPCATDSPDGPAAVAPRISAVERVLLLKHTTLFAQTPENVLSSIVPIMKEVEFPDQHTIFAKGDLGTSLFIIYTGEVGIFTGEQQLATFHEGDFFGELALLDAEPRSATAVTKGPVVAFRLDQEDFYDVMEECAEVLDNILRVLCQRLRLQNEKMRALTTGEMVRNEPG from the coding sequence ATGGAAACCTGGCAGCACTTTTTGGGCGTCCGCACGCGGGAGGTGAGTACGGTGTGGCTGTTCTTTCTGCACAACTTCCTGCTGGGCATCGGTACCGTGCTGGTGTACGTGGTAGCCAACGTATTGCTACTCGAGCACCAGCCCGAGCGCAGCCTCCCGCTGGCTTATGGGTTGAGCGCCCTGGCTACCATTGCCCTGGGCAAAGCATACGCCCATTTTGAGCACAGCTGGCCCCTAAAAACGCTGGCTACCCGGGCCCTGCTGGTTGTAGTGGGCTTCACCGGTATGCTGGCCCTGCTGATTACGGCCGGCCACGCGGTGGTGGCAGCCGTAGCTCTGCTGGTGGGCTACCGCCTCATTTACCTACTAACCAACCTGGAGTTCTGGGGGCTTTCGGCGGTGGTGTTTGATGTACGCCAGGGCCGGCGCCTGTTCAGCGTCATCAGCTCCGGCGACATGCCCGCCAAGGCCCTCGGGGCCGTGCTGGCCATCTTCGTGCACGCCCGCGCCGATTTGTTTTTTCTGTTGTTTGTGGCCTTCGGCGCGTATGTGGCGGCGCTTTACACCCAGTACCTCACGTTCCGCTCGCACGTGGTGGAGGCGCGGCCGGCCCCAGCCCGGGTGCGCCCGACGGTATCCTCGCCTTGGCTGCGCCGACTGCTGGGCAGCAATCCGCTGGTGCTGTACATGGGGCTGAGCATGCTGGCTGTGGCCGCCGTAGCCACCGGGGTCGAGTACTTTTTCTTTGTCAACGTCAAGCAGAAGCTCCAAGACCAGACCACCATTCTGCAGTACGTGGGCGGGGTGCTGGCCTTGGCCTACCTGCTGGCGATGCTGGGCAAGCTCCTGCTCACCCGCCACGGCCTCGACCACCTAGGCCTGCCCCGAACCCTGTTGCTCCTACCCCTCCTTGCCCTGGCTGGGGTAGCGCTGTTTGGGGGCCTGCAACTGCTGGGGGTTGGGCCGGCTGGCCAGCTGGTATACTTCTGCGGGCTGTATCTGGGGCTGGAGGTGCTGCGCCGGGCCGTCTTCGACCCCGTATTTCTGGTGCTATTTCAGCCCCTTTCTCCGCCCCAGCGCCTACGTGGCCACACTCTGGTGAAGGGTTTTTACGAGCCTCTGGGCATGGGACTGATGGGCGGGCTGCTGCTGGCAGCGCAGGCCCTGCCAACGGCTGGCGCCGGGCTGGCCTTTGCTGGAATGGCTCTGCTGCTGCTGGGGGTCGTGCTGCTGCTGCGCCATACCCACCATTACTACCTGGAGGAGCTAAAAACAGTGCTCAGCCGCCGCTTCCCCGACCAGCCCCACCCAGCCTGGAACACCACCGACATCCTGCACTTAGAAGAAACCCCTGCCCCCGATGCCCCTACCCCACCTGTCTCACCGGATACATCTTTAGCCGCTTCATCCCCCGAAACCGGGCCTATACCTGACGCAGCCCTTCATCACCCCGAGCTAGCGCAGCGCCAGGCCGCGCTGGCCCAGTGCCTGACGGCTACGCCCACCGACCCGGCGGCCCAGGCCAGCCTGCAGGAGTTGGCCGCCGCTAATGCCGTGGAGCCGCGGCAGGTGGCCCTGGCCTTGCTGCGCTTTCTGCCCCCGCCCCGGCAAACCACCTTGCTGCACACCTGCCTGCATAGCCTAGAGCCCAGCCTGGTGAAGGCGGCCGTGCAAGCCGCCGCCCAAACGCCCACGGCGCCCATCATTGAGCTGCTGATTGATTTGCTGGAAGAAAAGGCCGTGCGCAAGCCAGCCGCCAGCGCTCTGGCTGGCATGGGCGCCGCCGTGCTGCCGGCCCTGGAAACGGCCCTGCACCGCCAAACCGACTACCCCTTGCTGCGCCGACTAACCATGGTGTGTGCCCGCGTGGGCACGCCGGCCAGCCGCCGCGTGCTGGTAGCCCTGGCCCAACAATCCAACCTGAGCCGGCGGGCGGCCGCCCTGCATGCTCTTAGCCGCTACGAGGCCGTGGCGGCTGAAGCTCCGCTGTTTCAGAACCTGATGCAGAAGGAAATGCGGCTGGCGCAGCTGCTGCTGCACGGCATGCTGGGAGCCAACGTGGAGTTGCGCTCCTGCCTAAAGTACGAGCTAACCAAGGTGCAGCAGCGGCTGTTTGGCCTGCTGCTCCAGCTCTACGACCGCCAACCCATTCTCGACGCTCAGCGCGGCATAGCCCGGGCCGGACAGGAACGCCAAGCCAATGCCCTGGAAATTCTCGACAACCTGATTCCGCGGCCCCTCTACCAGGGTTTGCAGGCCCTCGTGGACGTAGGCCGACTCACCAAAAAGGTGCAGACCTTCGACCAACTGCTGGGCCCCGTGCCGCCAGAGTCTATTCTGACCCTCATTCTGCAGCGGGGCGAGGATGCGTTTGCGCCCTGGACCGTGAGCGTGGCCCTGCGGCAGTGGCAGCCCACGCCCGCCACTGTGGCTACCCTGCGCACGTACCTGCACGCTCCCAACCTGCTGGTGCGGGAAAGCGCCGAAGACGTGCTGGAGTTGCTGCCCGCCCGCTACCCGGCCGTGTATGAGCACTGGTGCCGCCTCTATCCGTGCGCCACGGACAGCCCGGACGGCCCGGCAGCCGTGGCCCCGCGCATCTCGGCGGTGGAGCGGGTACTGCTGCTCAAGCACACTACTCTGTTTGCTCAAACGCCTGAGAATGTGCTCAGCAGCATTGTACCTATTATGAAGGAAGTAGAGTTTCCTGACCAGCACACCATTTTTGCGAAGGGCGACCTGGGCACTTCGCTCTTTATTATTTACACGGGAGAGGTAGGGATTTTTACGGGGGAGCAGCAACTGGCTACTTTCCACGAGGGCGACTTTTTCGGGGAGCTAGCCCTGCTCGATGCGGAGCCCCGTTCCGCCACGGCCGTTACCAAGGGCCCGGTGGTGGCGTTTCGGCTGGATCAAGAGGATTTTTACGACGTGATGGAGGAATGCGCCGAAGTGCTGGACAACATCCTGCGCGTACTCTGCCAGCGCCTGCGCCTACAAAACGAGAAGATGAGGGCCCTGACTACCGGCGAAATGGTTCGAAACGAGCCAGGCTAG
- a CDS encoding sensor histidine kinase — protein sequence MPPDLLPLLLIGPILLLLAVGIVVILIREQHRRLRQEKEKQLLLAQQNELLEQQVAQRTAEVVAQRNNLEETLLELRNTQTQLVQREKMASLGELTAGIAHEIQNPLNFVNNFAEVSGELLSELEAEQLSAPDRSALETDLTRDLRQNLIRITQHGQRAAAIVRNMLEHSRASTGERQPTDLNALCEEYLQLAYQSVRARHKSFTATLTTRFSPEVQPVRVVPQEIGRVLLNLFTNAFYAVQQRQMLSEPSYQPAVAVSTKLTAQQVLIIVRDNGTGIPAAIRQKVFQPFFTTKPTGEGTGLGLSLSYDIVTKGHGGTLTLDTEEGEFTEFRVGLPR from the coding sequence ATGCCCCCAGACCTTCTGCCACTGCTGCTGATTGGCCCCATCCTGCTGCTACTGGCGGTGGGCATTGTGGTTATTTTGATTCGGGAGCAGCACCGGCGGCTGCGCCAGGAAAAGGAAAAACAGCTGCTACTGGCCCAGCAAAATGAACTTCTGGAGCAACAGGTGGCCCAGCGTACGGCCGAGGTAGTAGCTCAGCGCAATAATCTGGAGGAAACCCTGCTGGAGCTGCGCAATACCCAAACCCAACTGGTGCAGCGCGAAAAAATGGCTTCCCTGGGTGAGCTGACCGCGGGCATCGCCCACGAGATTCAGAACCCGCTCAACTTCGTCAACAATTTTGCTGAAGTATCGGGCGAGTTGCTCAGCGAGCTGGAAGCCGAGCAGCTCAGCGCTCCGGACCGCTCCGCGCTGGAAACCGACCTAACCCGGGACCTGCGCCAAAACCTGATTCGCATAACGCAGCACGGGCAGCGGGCCGCCGCCATTGTGCGCAACATGCTGGAACACAGCCGGGCCAGCACCGGCGAGCGGCAACCCACCGACCTGAACGCCCTCTGCGAAGAATACTTGCAGCTGGCCTACCAGAGCGTACGGGCCCGCCATAAAAGCTTTACGGCCACGCTCACTACCCGCTTCAGCCCCGAGGTGCAACCAGTGCGGGTGGTACCTCAGGAAATCGGGCGGGTGCTGCTGAATTTGTTTACCAACGCCTTTTATGCCGTGCAGCAGCGCCAGATGCTGAGTGAGCCATCATACCAGCCGGCCGTAGCCGTCAGCACGAAACTAACGGCTCAGCAGGTGCTCATCATCGTGCGCGATAATGGGACGGGTATTCCAGCGGCCATTCGCCAGAAGGTGTTCCAGCCATTTTTCACTACCAAACCCACGGGCGAGGGCACGGGCCTGGGCTTGTCCTTGAGCTACGACATCGTCACGAAAGGCCACGGCGGCACGCTAACCCTGGACACTGAAGAAGGTGAGTTCACGGAGTTTCGCGTCGGGTTACCTAGGTAG
- a CDS encoding organic hydroperoxide resistance protein encodes MASTEKKTLYTADATAIGGRSGHVRSATGIIDLDMSVPEGLGGKKGATNPEELFAAGYSSCFQQALLVIAQRGGDKLDPQTEVKCSVSLFQEGEGYGLSAILDVDLKSFDREKTIDMVRQAHKICPYSVGTRGNIEVELRVQGEQIPVQPEENIGVAEKGGVESTQNA; translated from the coding sequence ATGGCAAGCACTGAAAAAAAGACCCTATATACAGCCGATGCAACGGCCATTGGCGGCCGTAGTGGCCACGTTCGTTCCGCCACCGGCATCATCGACCTGGACATGTCGGTTCCCGAGGGTCTGGGGGGCAAGAAGGGCGCTACCAACCCCGAGGAGCTGTTCGCTGCGGGCTATTCTTCCTGCTTCCAGCAAGCGCTGCTCGTTATTGCCCAGCGCGGCGGCGACAAGCTTGATCCGCAAACCGAGGTGAAGTGCTCTGTATCGCTGTTCCAGGAAGGCGAAGGCTACGGCCTATCCGCTATACTGGACGTGGACCTGAAGTCCTTCGACCGGGAAAAAACCATTGACATGGTGCGCCAGGCTCATAAAATCTGCCCGTACTCGGTAGGTACCCGCGGTAATATTGAGGTAGAACTGCGCGTCCAAGGAGAGCAAATTCCGGTGCAGCCCGAGGAAAATATTGGCGTAGCAGAGAAAGGCGGAGTAGAAAGCACCCAGAACGCCTAG
- a CDS encoding YitT family protein, which translates to MLIEQLIPSRFRTRPVARQVRTATAAPPLAAEPEYSLFYRLSFQWLRHLLVHGAMLVTGVFCAALGLKAFLLPNGFIDGGVTGISLLISQVTGLSLSVLIVLINIPFIVLGYFQIGPKFALKTLLTILTLAGVLLVVSFPSLTQDKLLIAVFGGFFLGAGVGLAMRGGGVLDGTEILAVYISKKLPGSIGDIILIINIIIFGVAAWLLSVETALYSILAYISAAKTVDFVIAGIEEYTGLTIISTHSEAIRRLITDKMRRGATVYECTRGFGSHGHQHMRIEAIFTVVTRLEVIHLTDEIRKIDPHAFIVMQCVSDTRGGLVKKRPLH; encoded by the coding sequence ATGCTAATCGAGCAACTTATTCCCTCGCGCTTCCGCACCCGGCCGGTGGCCCGGCAAGTGCGCACGGCCACGGCCGCCCCCCCGCTGGCTGCCGAACCTGAATACAGCTTGTTCTACCGGCTTTCCTTTCAGTGGCTGCGGCACCTGCTGGTACACGGTGCTATGCTCGTGACGGGCGTATTCTGCGCCGCGCTGGGGCTCAAAGCCTTCCTGCTACCCAACGGCTTCATCGATGGTGGCGTAACGGGTATTTCCTTGCTGATCAGCCAAGTAACAGGACTTTCCTTGTCCGTCCTGATTGTGCTGATCAATATTCCCTTCATCGTTCTGGGCTACTTCCAGATCGGACCCAAATTCGCGCTCAAAACCCTGCTTACTATTCTCACGCTGGCGGGCGTGCTACTGGTGGTGTCTTTTCCGTCCCTGACCCAAGATAAGCTGCTGATAGCCGTGTTCGGGGGGTTCTTTCTAGGAGCTGGCGTGGGCCTGGCCATGCGCGGCGGCGGTGTGCTCGATGGCACCGAGATTCTAGCCGTGTACATCAGCAAGAAGCTGCCCGGCTCTATCGGCGACATCATCCTGATAATCAACATTATCATTTTTGGGGTAGCGGCCTGGCTGCTGTCCGTGGAAACGGCCCTCTACTCCATCCTGGCCTACATCTCGGCGGCCAAAACCGTGGATTTTGTCATTGCCGGCATTGAAGAGTACACCGGTCTGACCATTATTTCTACCCACAGCGAAGCTATCCGCCGGCTAATTACCGACAAAATGCGCCGCGGGGCCACCGTGTACGAATGCACCCGCGGCTTCGGCTCCCACGGCCACCAGCACATGCGCATTGAGGCCATCTTCACCGTCGTGACCCGGCTGGAAGTGATTCACCTCACCGATGAAATCCGCAAGATTGACCCGCACGCCTTCATTGTGATGCAGTGCGTGAGCGACACCCGGGGCGGGCTGGTGAAAAAACGTCCCCTGCACTGA